The DNA segment TGAACATTATCTTTCAGTTTCTTATCATTCTTAATCTTCTGCTCTTCAAGTTTTGATTTCTCCTCTTTTAATTTACTGATCTTTTCCTGATTTTTCATTTCATTAGAATTTAGGTTTTTTACAAGATCGCTAAAATAGTTTGCCATAAAAGCAACTGCGGTCATCAAACCAGTATAGGAAATGAGGAATATTGTCTGCAGGGGAAAATCAACAATATGTTCCGAATCACTCAATGGAATCAACCATCCATAATTATAAAGCAGGATCAATCCCAAAAGAGAGAGAGAGCTGATCATAGAGGCAATGAATCCACCTGTTTTTTCGATAGATAAACTGGCAGTTATAACGCCTAATAAATAGATCCAGACAAATGAACTTTCGATTCCTCCGGTCAGGTGAACGACCATCGTGGAAAACACGATATCAAGTATGATCTGGATAGCGGCAATAAGGTTACTGATCCTGATGACATTGAGATGGAATAAAATATTCAGGATCATTGTTCCTGCAAATACTGCAATAAAGATCACAACAGGATAAGACTGCGGACTTTTTTGTATCTGCAGGATTCCGATGGCAAAGAGGATAACGATCATAAACCATCTTATTCTTCCCCACCAGAATTTCATTATTTTTTCATTATCGAGCATTTCCATTTAAAACCTCTCTTAAAGATCGATTAATGTTTATTCATCCCAATATATTATTTTATAAACATTTTCCATGGGTGGATTTGGTAAATATTGAGTCACTATCATCTCATCATAAGCAATGTATGAAGTTCCCGCGATTTCAGTTTCAATATCAGCATCACATTCAACGAAAATAATACCTAAGGCATAATCATTTCCGCGGACGTAAAGGCTTCCGATCACATAAAGAACACCATCGAAACAGCCACCGGTAATATCACAATCTCCATTGACGATTAAAATTCCAGTCCCATGCCAATGCTCATTTGTAACTTTTAAAGAGTTTCCACCTGATAGATCAACCCAGGTTGTATCATCGACAGGCTCAACATTATTGGGTGGATCAAGATAAATTCGTGTTGCATTCGCTCTCATTTCTTCTTTTGTACATCCAA comes from the Candidatus Cloacimonadota bacterium genome and includes:
- a CDS encoding histidine kinase; the encoded protein is MEMLDNEKIMKFWWGRIRWFMIVILFAIGILQIQKSPQSYPVVIFIAVFAGTMILNILFHLNVIRISNLIAAIQIILDIVFSTMVVHLTGGIESSFVWIYLLGVITASLSIEKTGGFIASMISSLSLLGLILLYNYGWLIPLSDSEHIVDFPLQTIFLISYTGLMTAVAFMANYFSDLVKNLNSNEMKNQEKISKLKEEKSKLEEQKIKNDKKLKDNVQLLKAASSVAVIDHELNNHLTIISLAVRRIKKAGMEYKDDKLIKYGNQMTDALNKIEVVLGSVQKLKQLKVIKEARKKEQGLSDEEAYFNS